One Halictus rubicundus isolate RS-2024b chromosome 10, iyHalRubi1_principal, whole genome shotgun sequence genomic window carries:
- the Ask1 gene encoding apoptotic signal-regulating kinase 1 isoform X2: MSNVKEQLGNMISNCGDTPEAAVPSQPITVEGVSSTDSIGTHSDVSGHTTILGRPKMDVACVLDLQQPEHIAQRRKALEEVRQACNLVNANMHHIQFEKLDFGETNVLDTFYNADVAVVDLSIQLQQSALFYHLGVRESFGMKENILLHNDTDSETTIRLKLSCGSYTFVSYRVVDCGSCVATNPATTRITGEEAIDPKQHLTLRLKKLFQDVEVQSKAHMKEKFLADLRKARETYSGEELSKALNNMRKRLDDPNVLSGEVVLNVLISFREIQDYDAMVQLVDDLRTIPTHKNYINTPAIRYLYAFALNRRNKEGDRERALKVIEKALEKKENHVPDMLCLCGRIYKDQFVESRHTDEESLKNAIHWYRKGFEVQPNEYAGINLATLLVIAGNEFSKSEELQHIGMVLNNLIGKKGSLSSLKDYWDVATFFEISVLAEDYSKAIQAAECMFKLKPPNWYLKSTIGNISLIDRFRKKNEEAEVSPEEQIFSFWMDYFVEATKSEVGDSIRFPLLVLEPTKIFMPSYVNVNLGAEEKSVQIWNLCLDNMKNSCKQVHDWLFTANMIRSVSLYKRDERCLFLYVHQNSDDFQMYFPSVQCRHRFYNLILEMTRDQEGMVTDLDAYLTDDTVKFEYELDDQSKRMILGKGTYGVVYAARDLNTQVRIAVKEIRERNLGDVQPLHEEIKLHSQLRHRNIVQYLGSVSENGYFKIFMEQVPGGSLSALLRSKWGPLKENESTIAYYTKQILEGLKYLHDQKIVHRDIKGDNVLVNTYSGVVKISDFGMSKRLAGLCPSTETFTGTLQYMAPEVIDKGQRGYGAPADIWSLGCTIVEMATGKPPFIELGSPQAAVFKVGYYKIHPEIPSELSDRAKSFILRCFEPNPDIRSSAAELLEDPFLNEKKKASRLVAPPDFGRSISVPADRFERLGKFDKTNNSQIASTAPIQASQSDDSGGLTKSSPLRERSPAHLLSPISMPTATLSFNSTIGNTPSIDTNESDTAGASMTRRSSSGGLLSPEVELGGQPGQKTGEEQEGFYLLKKDSQRRMTLTRVLSQDEAKICEVWMRGIHQAEGQTVLQLSHLVLLMRALKDYIAEQNNEVIGTAIRTLKEELDFDSIAINHLNQAIYLFQTAVNEVLRMHSIKPHWMFALDNLVRNAVQAAITVLSPELGANLLGQERVQPGGQGPEEGSTSGVSTVNSVKSQKTGDSVDNKYWKEYRDQMGELKMENMRLIQELIDSQKAYQVLLQQALEDQRVRINTLTQLCENINRRTSRQESGYNSTLSGNASGMQVPVIISDASSEMTPVADEALVAWLQNLHIDEASIERITYEQYTLDDMLNHVTHDDIRRLNLRGGIELRIWQAISNHRR; the protein is encoded by the exons ATGTCCAACGTAAAAG AACAATTGGGCAACATGATCTCCAATTGCGGTGATACACCTGAAGCAGCTG TTCCCTCGCAACCGATAACTGTAGAGGGTGTCTCAAGTACAGACAGTATTGGCACGCACAGCGACGTTTCTGGGCACACTACCATCTTAGGAAGGCCCAAAATGGATGTGGCTTGTGTTTTGGACTTGCAACAACCGGAGCACATAGCACAGAGGAGGAAAGCCTTGGAGGAAGTCAGACAAGCTTGCAATCTTGTTAATGCTAATATGCATCATATACAG TTTGAGAAGCTAGACTTTGGAGAAACAAATGTGCTAGACACATTCTACAATGCAGATGTAGCTGTGGTGGATTTAAGTATACAGCTACAGCAGTCTGCCTTGTTCTACCATCTTGGTGTCAGGGAAAGTTTCGGCatgaaggaaaatattttactacATAATGATACAGACTCTGAAACAACCATTAGACTCAAG TTGTCATGCGGAAGCTACACGTTTGTTTCATACCGTGTGGTGGACTGTGGCTCGTGCGTAGCCACAAATCCAGCCACCACAAGAATTACCGGGGAGGAAGCTATAGATCCAAAGCAACACCTAACATTGAGGCTTAAGAAATTGTTCCAAGACGTTGAAGTACAATCCAA agCACACATGAAAGAAAAGTTCCTAGCAGACTTGCGGAAAGCACGAGAAACGTATTCAGGCGAGGAGCTTTCAAAAGCTTTGAACAACATGCGCAAACGTTTGGACGACCCAAACGTTCTGTCCGGAGAAGTTGTTTTAAACGTCCTTATTTCTTTCCGGGAGATACAA GATTATGATGCAATGGTACAACTAGTCGACGATCTGAGGACTATACCAACGCACAAAAATTATATCAACACCCCTGCTATTCGGTACCTGTACGCGTTCGCACTAAATCGGAGGAACAAAGAGGGCGACAGAGAAAGGGCATTAAAAGTTATAGAGAAGGCTCTGGAGAAGAAAGAGAACCATGTTCCGGACATGTTGTGCCTGTGCGGAAGAATTTACAAAGATCAATTTGTAGAGAGTAGACACACGGATGAAGAGAGTTTAAAGAACGCTATCCATTGGTATAGGAAGGGTTTCGAG GTGCAACCAAATGAATACGCTGGAATAAACCTCGCCACATTGCTGGTCATAGCTGGAAACGAGTTCTCGAAAAGCGAGGAACTGCAGCACATAGGCATGGTGTTAAACAATCTTATTGGCAAGAAAGGTAGCCTGTCTAGTTTAAAAGACTATTGGGACGTGGCCACCTTCTTTGAGATCAGTGTGTTGGCCGAGGATTATTCGAAAGCTATCCAAGCCGCCGAGTGCATGTTCAAATTGAAGCCGCCAAACTG GTACCTGAAATCAACAATAGGGAACATATCGCTGATAGATAGGTTCCGTAAAAAGAATGAGGAAGCAGAGGTATCGCCAGAGGAGCAAATATTTAGTTTTTGGATGGACTACTTTGTCGAAGCGACGAAATCAGAAGTCGGCGATAGTATACGGTTTCCA CTCTTGGTGCTGGAGCCGACCAAGATCTTCATGCCGAGCTATGTGAACGTAAACCTCGGGGCGGAGGAGAAGTCGGTGCAAATCTGGAACTTGTGTTTGGACAATATGAAGAACAGTTGCAAGCAAGTCCACGACTGGCTCTTCACCGCGAACATGATACGCAGCGTGAGCCTGTACAAGCGAGATGAACGCTGCCTCTTTTTGTACGTCCACCAGAACTCCGACGATTTCCAAATGTACTTCCCATCGGTCCAATGCAGACACAGGTTCTACAACTTGATCCTGGAGATGACCAGAGATCAGGAAGGCATGGTCACTGATCTGGACGCGTATTTGACTGATGATACAGTGAAG TTTGAGTACGAGCTGGATGATCAAAGCAAACGAATGATCCTGGGTAAAGGTACATACGGCGTCGTTTATGCAGCTAGAGACCTAAACACTCAAGTTAGAATTGCAGTCAAAGAGATACGCGAACGAAACTTGGGGGATGTGCAGCCGCTGcatgaagaaattaaattgcACAGTCAGCTGAGACATAGGAATATTGTACAATATCTTGGATCAGTAAGCGAGAATGGCTACTTCAAGATATTCATGGAGCAAGTCCCTGGAG GGAGTCTGTCAGCCTTGCTGAGATCAAAATGGGGTCCCCTGAAGGAAAATGAGTCCACGATTGCTTATTATACCAAACAAATTTTGGAAGGCCTCAAGTACCTGCATGATCAGAAAATTGTTCACCGAGATATCAAAG GTGACAATGTTCTGGTGAACACATACAGCGGAGTAGTCAAAATTTCAGACTTTGGCATGTCGAAACGATTGGCTGGTTTATGTCCAAGTACCGAGACATTCACTGGAACGCTTCAGTACATGGCACCGGAAGTGATCGACAAGGGACAACGAGGATACGGTGCACCC GCGGATATTTGGTCCTTGGGTTGCACCATAGTAGAAATGGCTACTGGTAAACCACCATTTATCGAACTGGGTTCTCCTCAAGCTGCCGTCTTTAAG GTTGGATATTACAAAATACATCCGGAGATTCCATCAGAATTATCGGACAGGGCAAAGAGCTTTATACTTCGCTGTTTTGAGCCGAATCCTGACATAAGATCGTCTGCAGCTGAACTGTTAGAAGATCCGTTTTTAAACGA GAAAAAGAAAGCCAGTCGACTGGTGGCTCCACCCGATTTTGGTCGTAGCATCTCTGTACCTGCTGACAGATTCGAACGCTTAGGGAAGTTCGACAAAACAAACAATAGTCAAATTGCTTCCACGGCGCCTATACAAGCTTCACAATCAGACGATAG TGGAGGGCTGACAAAGTCTAGCCCACTGAGGGAGCGCAGTCCAGCACACCTTCTGTCTCCCATCAGCATGCCCACTGCAACCCTATCTTTTAACAG TACAATAGGCAATACACCTTCCATAGATACAAACGAATCAGACACGGCGGGAGCTTCGATGACCAGAAGGAGCTCTTCTGGGGGTTTGTTGTCGCCTGAAGTCGAATTGGGAG GTCAACCAGGCCAGAAGACTGGTGAAGAGCAAGAAggcttttatttattgaaaaaggATAGTCAGAGAAGAATGACGCTCACAAGAGTCCTGTCACAGGACGAGGCCAAGATCTGTGAGGTGTGGATGAGAGGTATTCATCAGGCAGAGGGCCAAACAGTTCTCCAATTG AGTCATCTAGTGTTGCTAATGCGAGCTCTGAAGGATTACATAGCTGAACAAAATAATGAAGTCATAGGAACGGCTATAAGAACGTTAAAAGAAGAATTGGACTTCGACTCCATAGCTATTAATCATCTGAACCAAGCCATTTATCTCTTCCAAACGGCAGTGAACGAAGTCCTGCGAATGCACAGTATAAAACCTCACTGGATGTTCGCGTTGGATAATTTGGTGAGAAATGCTGTTCAGGCGGCCATCACTGTGCTCTCTCCTG AACTCGGTGCCAATTTGCTGGGACAAGAACGAGTACAGCCAGGTGGCCAAGGACCCGAGGAAGGATCCACTTCCGGTGTGTCCACGGTAAATTCTGTAAAGTCGCAAAAAACGGGAGACTCCGTCGACAATAAATACTGGAAGGAGTACCGAGATCAAATGGGAGAGTTGAAGATGGAGAACATGAGATTGATCCAGGAGTTAATCGACAGTCAAAAGGCATATCAAGTCCTGTTACAGCAGGCTCTCGAAGACCAGAGAGTTCGGATTAACACTCTAACGCAGCTCTGCGAGAATATTAACAGAAGAACTAGCAGACAAGAATCAGG TTACAATTCAACTTTGTCGGGGAACGCATCCGGTATGCAAGTTCCAGTAATTATCAGCGATGCAAGTTCTGAGATGACTCCAGTCGCAGACGAAGCTCTCGTAGCTTGGCTCCAGAACCTGCATATCGATGAGGCATCAATCGAAAGG ATTACATACGAACAGTATACCTTAGATGACATGTTGAATCATGTTACTCATGACGACATACGAAGACTTAATTTGAG aggggGGATTGAGCTGAGGATATGGCAAGCGATATCAAATCACCGGCGGTAG
- the Ask1 gene encoding apoptotic signal-regulating kinase 1 isoform X3 — MSNVKEQLGNMISNCGDTPEAAVPSQPITVEGVSSTDSIGTHSDVSGHTTILGRPKMDVACVLDLQQPEHIAQRRKALEEVRQACNLVNANMHHIQFEKLDFGETNVLDTFYNADVAVVDLSIQLQQSALFYHLGVRESFGMKENILLHNDTDSETTIRLKLSCGSYTFVSYRVVDCGSCVATNPATTRITGEEAIDPKQHLTLRLKKLFQDVEVQSKAHMKEKFLADLRKARETYSGEELSKALNNMRKRLDDPNVLSGEVVLNVLISFREIQDYDAMVQLVDDLRTIPTHKNYINTPAIRYLYAFALNRRNKEGDRERALKVIEKALEKKENHVPDMLCLCGRIYKDQFVESRHTDEESLKNAIHWYRKGFEVQPNEYAGINLATLLVIAGNEFSKSEELQHIGMVLNNLIGKKGSLSSLKDYWDVATFFEISVLAEDYSKAIQAAECMFKLKPPNWYLKSTIGNISLIDRFRKKNEEAEVSPEEQIFSFWMDYFVEATKSEVGDSIRFPLLVLEPTKIFMPSYVNVNLGAEEKSVQIWNLCLDNMKNSCKQVHDWLFTANMIRSVSLYKRDERCLFLYVHQNSDDFQMYFPSVQCRHRFYNLILEMTRDQEGMVTDLDAYLTDDTVKFEYELDDQSKRMILGKGTYGVVYAARDLNTQVRIAVKEIRERNLGDVQPLHEEIKLHSQLRHRNIVQYLGSVSENGYFKIFMEQVPGGSLSALLRSKWGPLKENESTIAYYTKQILEGLKYLHDQKIVHRDIKGDNVLVNTYSGVVKISDFGMSKRLAGLCPSTETFTGTLQYMAPEVIDKGQRGYGAPADIWSLGCTIVEMATGKPPFIELGSPQAAVFKVGYYKIHPEIPSELSDRAKSFILRCFEPNPDIRSSAAELLEDPFLNEKKKASRLVAPPDFGRSISVPADRFERLGKFDKTNNSQIASTAPIQASQSDDSTIGNTPSIDTNESDTAGASMTRRSSSGGLLSPEVELGGQPGQKTGEEQEGFYLLKKDSQRRMTLTRVLSQDEAKICEVWMRGIHQAEGQTVLQLSHLVLLMRALKDYIAEQNNEVIGTAIRTLKEELDFDSIAINHLNQAIYLFQTAVNEVLRMHSIKPHWMFALDNLVRNAVQAAITVLSPELGANLLGQERVQPGGQGPEEGSTSGVSTVNSVKSQKTGDSVDNKYWKEYRDQMGELKMENMRLIQELIDSQKAYQVLLQQALEDQRVRINTLTQLCENINRRTSRQESGYNSTLSGNASGMQVPVIISDASSEMTPVADEALVAWLQNLHIDEASIERITYEQYTLDDMLNHVTHDDIRRLNLRGGIELRIWQAISNHRR, encoded by the exons ATGTCCAACGTAAAAG AACAATTGGGCAACATGATCTCCAATTGCGGTGATACACCTGAAGCAGCTG TTCCCTCGCAACCGATAACTGTAGAGGGTGTCTCAAGTACAGACAGTATTGGCACGCACAGCGACGTTTCTGGGCACACTACCATCTTAGGAAGGCCCAAAATGGATGTGGCTTGTGTTTTGGACTTGCAACAACCGGAGCACATAGCACAGAGGAGGAAAGCCTTGGAGGAAGTCAGACAAGCTTGCAATCTTGTTAATGCTAATATGCATCATATACAG TTTGAGAAGCTAGACTTTGGAGAAACAAATGTGCTAGACACATTCTACAATGCAGATGTAGCTGTGGTGGATTTAAGTATACAGCTACAGCAGTCTGCCTTGTTCTACCATCTTGGTGTCAGGGAAAGTTTCGGCatgaaggaaaatattttactacATAATGATACAGACTCTGAAACAACCATTAGACTCAAG TTGTCATGCGGAAGCTACACGTTTGTTTCATACCGTGTGGTGGACTGTGGCTCGTGCGTAGCCACAAATCCAGCCACCACAAGAATTACCGGGGAGGAAGCTATAGATCCAAAGCAACACCTAACATTGAGGCTTAAGAAATTGTTCCAAGACGTTGAAGTACAATCCAA agCACACATGAAAGAAAAGTTCCTAGCAGACTTGCGGAAAGCACGAGAAACGTATTCAGGCGAGGAGCTTTCAAAAGCTTTGAACAACATGCGCAAACGTTTGGACGACCCAAACGTTCTGTCCGGAGAAGTTGTTTTAAACGTCCTTATTTCTTTCCGGGAGATACAA GATTATGATGCAATGGTACAACTAGTCGACGATCTGAGGACTATACCAACGCACAAAAATTATATCAACACCCCTGCTATTCGGTACCTGTACGCGTTCGCACTAAATCGGAGGAACAAAGAGGGCGACAGAGAAAGGGCATTAAAAGTTATAGAGAAGGCTCTGGAGAAGAAAGAGAACCATGTTCCGGACATGTTGTGCCTGTGCGGAAGAATTTACAAAGATCAATTTGTAGAGAGTAGACACACGGATGAAGAGAGTTTAAAGAACGCTATCCATTGGTATAGGAAGGGTTTCGAG GTGCAACCAAATGAATACGCTGGAATAAACCTCGCCACATTGCTGGTCATAGCTGGAAACGAGTTCTCGAAAAGCGAGGAACTGCAGCACATAGGCATGGTGTTAAACAATCTTATTGGCAAGAAAGGTAGCCTGTCTAGTTTAAAAGACTATTGGGACGTGGCCACCTTCTTTGAGATCAGTGTGTTGGCCGAGGATTATTCGAAAGCTATCCAAGCCGCCGAGTGCATGTTCAAATTGAAGCCGCCAAACTG GTACCTGAAATCAACAATAGGGAACATATCGCTGATAGATAGGTTCCGTAAAAAGAATGAGGAAGCAGAGGTATCGCCAGAGGAGCAAATATTTAGTTTTTGGATGGACTACTTTGTCGAAGCGACGAAATCAGAAGTCGGCGATAGTATACGGTTTCCA CTCTTGGTGCTGGAGCCGACCAAGATCTTCATGCCGAGCTATGTGAACGTAAACCTCGGGGCGGAGGAGAAGTCGGTGCAAATCTGGAACTTGTGTTTGGACAATATGAAGAACAGTTGCAAGCAAGTCCACGACTGGCTCTTCACCGCGAACATGATACGCAGCGTGAGCCTGTACAAGCGAGATGAACGCTGCCTCTTTTTGTACGTCCACCAGAACTCCGACGATTTCCAAATGTACTTCCCATCGGTCCAATGCAGACACAGGTTCTACAACTTGATCCTGGAGATGACCAGAGATCAGGAAGGCATGGTCACTGATCTGGACGCGTATTTGACTGATGATACAGTGAAG TTTGAGTACGAGCTGGATGATCAAAGCAAACGAATGATCCTGGGTAAAGGTACATACGGCGTCGTTTATGCAGCTAGAGACCTAAACACTCAAGTTAGAATTGCAGTCAAAGAGATACGCGAACGAAACTTGGGGGATGTGCAGCCGCTGcatgaagaaattaaattgcACAGTCAGCTGAGACATAGGAATATTGTACAATATCTTGGATCAGTAAGCGAGAATGGCTACTTCAAGATATTCATGGAGCAAGTCCCTGGAG GGAGTCTGTCAGCCTTGCTGAGATCAAAATGGGGTCCCCTGAAGGAAAATGAGTCCACGATTGCTTATTATACCAAACAAATTTTGGAAGGCCTCAAGTACCTGCATGATCAGAAAATTGTTCACCGAGATATCAAAG GTGACAATGTTCTGGTGAACACATACAGCGGAGTAGTCAAAATTTCAGACTTTGGCATGTCGAAACGATTGGCTGGTTTATGTCCAAGTACCGAGACATTCACTGGAACGCTTCAGTACATGGCACCGGAAGTGATCGACAAGGGACAACGAGGATACGGTGCACCC GCGGATATTTGGTCCTTGGGTTGCACCATAGTAGAAATGGCTACTGGTAAACCACCATTTATCGAACTGGGTTCTCCTCAAGCTGCCGTCTTTAAG GTTGGATATTACAAAATACATCCGGAGATTCCATCAGAATTATCGGACAGGGCAAAGAGCTTTATACTTCGCTGTTTTGAGCCGAATCCTGACATAAGATCGTCTGCAGCTGAACTGTTAGAAGATCCGTTTTTAAACGA GAAAAAGAAAGCCAGTCGACTGGTGGCTCCACCCGATTTTGGTCGTAGCATCTCTGTACCTGCTGACAGATTCGAACGCTTAGGGAAGTTCGACAAAACAAACAATAGTCAAATTGCTTCCACGGCGCCTATACAAGCTTCACAATCAGACGATAG TACAATAGGCAATACACCTTCCATAGATACAAACGAATCAGACACGGCGGGAGCTTCGATGACCAGAAGGAGCTCTTCTGGGGGTTTGTTGTCGCCTGAAGTCGAATTGGGAG GTCAACCAGGCCAGAAGACTGGTGAAGAGCAAGAAggcttttatttattgaaaaaggATAGTCAGAGAAGAATGACGCTCACAAGAGTCCTGTCACAGGACGAGGCCAAGATCTGTGAGGTGTGGATGAGAGGTATTCATCAGGCAGAGGGCCAAACAGTTCTCCAATTG AGTCATCTAGTGTTGCTAATGCGAGCTCTGAAGGATTACATAGCTGAACAAAATAATGAAGTCATAGGAACGGCTATAAGAACGTTAAAAGAAGAATTGGACTTCGACTCCATAGCTATTAATCATCTGAACCAAGCCATTTATCTCTTCCAAACGGCAGTGAACGAAGTCCTGCGAATGCACAGTATAAAACCTCACTGGATGTTCGCGTTGGATAATTTGGTGAGAAATGCTGTTCAGGCGGCCATCACTGTGCTCTCTCCTG AACTCGGTGCCAATTTGCTGGGACAAGAACGAGTACAGCCAGGTGGCCAAGGACCCGAGGAAGGATCCACTTCCGGTGTGTCCACGGTAAATTCTGTAAAGTCGCAAAAAACGGGAGACTCCGTCGACAATAAATACTGGAAGGAGTACCGAGATCAAATGGGAGAGTTGAAGATGGAGAACATGAGATTGATCCAGGAGTTAATCGACAGTCAAAAGGCATATCAAGTCCTGTTACAGCAGGCTCTCGAAGACCAGAGAGTTCGGATTAACACTCTAACGCAGCTCTGCGAGAATATTAACAGAAGAACTAGCAGACAAGAATCAGG TTACAATTCAACTTTGTCGGGGAACGCATCCGGTATGCAAGTTCCAGTAATTATCAGCGATGCAAGTTCTGAGATGACTCCAGTCGCAGACGAAGCTCTCGTAGCTTGGCTCCAGAACCTGCATATCGATGAGGCATCAATCGAAAGG ATTACATACGAACAGTATACCTTAGATGACATGTTGAATCATGTTACTCATGACGACATACGAAGACTTAATTTGAG aggggGGATTGAGCTGAGGATATGGCAAGCGATATCAAATCACCGGCGGTAG